From Etheostoma cragini isolate CJK2018 chromosome 17, CSU_Ecrag_1.0, whole genome shotgun sequence, one genomic window encodes:
- the nt5c2a gene encoding 5'-nucleotidase, cytosolic IIa isoform X1 — protein MTTSWSDRLQNYADLPANIDGVAMKKYRREAHQSFPRDLAQKHPATRVFVNRSLAMEKIKCFGFDMDYTLAVYKSPEYESLGFDLTVERLVSIGYPQELLNFVYDPSFPTRGLVFDAMYGNLLKVDAYGNILVCVHGFNFLRGPDIRELYPNKFIQRGDTDRFYILNTLFNLPETYLFACLVDFFSNCSRYTSCDTGFKDGDLFMSYKSMFQDVRDSVDWVHLKGSLKEKTVENLEKYVVKDPKLPLLLSRMNEVAKVFLATNSDYKYTEKIMTYLFDFGHGPKPNTPHRPWKSYFDLILVDARKPVFFGEGTVLRQVDTTTGRLKIGTYTGPLQHGIVYSGGSSDIVCDLLGAKGKDIIYIGDHIFGDILKSKKRQGWRTFLVIPELAQELHVWTDKSSIFEELQSLECFLAELYKHLDSSSNERPDISSLQRRIKKVTHDMDMCYGMTGSLFRSGSRQTLFASQVMRYADLYAASFINLLYYPFSYLFRAAHVQMPHESTVEHAQVRIIDTESPLATRNRHDVDLEMECKRHQLTRSVSEIQPPHFFPHAPQEITHCHDEDDDEEEEEEEEEEEEEEEE, from the exons aGTGTTTGTCAACCGAAGCTTGGCCATGGAGAAGATCAAGTGTTTTGGTTTTGATATGGATTACACTCTGGCAG TGTATAAATCTCCTGAGTATGAGTCGCTGGGCTTCGACTTGACGGTGGAGCGCCTGGTGTCCATTGGATATCCACAAGAGCTGCTCAACTTTGTCTACGACCCCTCCTTCCCCACCAG AGGTCTGGTGTTTGATGCGATGTATGGCAACCTGCTCAAAGTGGATGCATATGGGAACATCCTGGTGTGTGTACACGGATTCAACTTCTTGAGGGG ACCTGACATCAGAGAGCTGTACCCCAACAAGTTTATTCAGCGTGGAGACACAGACCGCTTCTACATCCTCAACACACTCTTCAACCTACCTG AAACCTACCTGTTTGCTTGCTTGGTTGATTTCTTCAGTAACTGCTCCAGATACACAAG TTGTGACACTGGCTTCAAAGATGGCGACCTTTTCATGTCCTATAAGAGCATGTTCCAGGATGTCCGAGACAGCGTGGACTGGGTTCATTTAAAG gggtccttaaaagaaaaaactgttgaaaaccTGGAGAAGTATGTGGTAAAGGAT CCGAagcttcctcttctcctcagtCGCATGAACGAAGTAGCCAAAGTGTTTTTGGCCActaacagtgactacaaatacACAGAG AAAATTATGACCTACCTGTTTGACTTTGGCCACGGCCCAAAG CCGAACACGCCTCACCGGCCCTGGAAGTCCTACTTTGACCTGATCCTGGTGGACGCCCGCAAGCCTGTGTTCTTTGGAGAGGGAACAGTGCTGCGGCAGGTTGACACT ACCACAGGTCGGCTGAAGATCGGCACATACACTGGACCTCTGCAGCATGGCATTGTTTATTCAGGAG GTTCTTCAGACATTGTGTGTGACCTGCTGGGTGCTAAAGGAAAGGACATCATCTATATTGGAGACCACATTTTTGGTGACATCCTCAAATCCAAGAAGCGCCAGGGCTGGAGGACTTTCTTGGTGATCCCTGAGCTGGCCCAGGAGTTGCACGTGTGGACTGACAAGAGCT ctaTATTTGAGGAACTTCAGTCGCTGGAATGCTTCCTCGCTGAGCTTTACAA GCACCtggacagcagcagcaatgaGAGGCCTGACATCAGCTCACTGCAGAGACGGATTAAG AAAGTGACCCACGACATGGACATGTGCTACGGCATGACGGGCAGTCTGTTCCGCAGTGGATCCCGACAGACGCTGTTTGCCTCCCAGGTGATGCGCTACGCTGACCTGTACGCCGCCTCCTTCATCAACCTGCTCTACTACCCCTTCAGCTATCTGTTCCGAGCTGCACATGTGCAG ATGCCTCACGAGTCAACAGTGGAGCACGCCCAAGTCCGCATCATTGACACCGAGTCGCCGCTGGCAACACGAAACCGCCACGACGTCGACCTCGAGATGGAGTGCAAACGGCACCAGCTGACTCGATCCGTCAGCGAGATCCAGCCCCCCCACTTCTTCCCTCACGCTCCGCAGGAGATCACTCACTgccatgatgaagatgatgatgaggaggaggaggaggaagaggaagaggaggaggaggaggaggaggagtag
- the nt5c2a gene encoding 5'-nucleotidase, cytosolic IIa isoform X2 — MTTSWSDRLQNYADLPANIDGVAMKKYRREAHQRVFVNRSLAMEKIKCFGFDMDYTLAVYKSPEYESLGFDLTVERLVSIGYPQELLNFVYDPSFPTRGLVFDAMYGNLLKVDAYGNILVCVHGFNFLRGPDIRELYPNKFIQRGDTDRFYILNTLFNLPETYLFACLVDFFSNCSRYTSCDTGFKDGDLFMSYKSMFQDVRDSVDWVHLKGSLKEKTVENLEKYVVKDPKLPLLLSRMNEVAKVFLATNSDYKYTEKIMTYLFDFGHGPKPNTPHRPWKSYFDLILVDARKPVFFGEGTVLRQVDTTTGRLKIGTYTGPLQHGIVYSGGSSDIVCDLLGAKGKDIIYIGDHIFGDILKSKKRQGWRTFLVIPELAQELHVWTDKSSIFEELQSLECFLAELYKHLDSSSNERPDISSLQRRIKKVTHDMDMCYGMTGSLFRSGSRQTLFASQVMRYADLYAASFINLLYYPFSYLFRAAHVQMPHESTVEHAQVRIIDTESPLATRNRHDVDLEMECKRHQLTRSVSEIQPPHFFPHAPQEITHCHDEDDDEEEEEEEEEEEEEEEE; from the exons aGTGTTTGTCAACCGAAGCTTGGCCATGGAGAAGATCAAGTGTTTTGGTTTTGATATGGATTACACTCTGGCAG TGTATAAATCTCCTGAGTATGAGTCGCTGGGCTTCGACTTGACGGTGGAGCGCCTGGTGTCCATTGGATATCCACAAGAGCTGCTCAACTTTGTCTACGACCCCTCCTTCCCCACCAG AGGTCTGGTGTTTGATGCGATGTATGGCAACCTGCTCAAAGTGGATGCATATGGGAACATCCTGGTGTGTGTACACGGATTCAACTTCTTGAGGGG ACCTGACATCAGAGAGCTGTACCCCAACAAGTTTATTCAGCGTGGAGACACAGACCGCTTCTACATCCTCAACACACTCTTCAACCTACCTG AAACCTACCTGTTTGCTTGCTTGGTTGATTTCTTCAGTAACTGCTCCAGATACACAAG TTGTGACACTGGCTTCAAAGATGGCGACCTTTTCATGTCCTATAAGAGCATGTTCCAGGATGTCCGAGACAGCGTGGACTGGGTTCATTTAAAG gggtccttaaaagaaaaaactgttgaaaaccTGGAGAAGTATGTGGTAAAGGAT CCGAagcttcctcttctcctcagtCGCATGAACGAAGTAGCCAAAGTGTTTTTGGCCActaacagtgactacaaatacACAGAG AAAATTATGACCTACCTGTTTGACTTTGGCCACGGCCCAAAG CCGAACACGCCTCACCGGCCCTGGAAGTCCTACTTTGACCTGATCCTGGTGGACGCCCGCAAGCCTGTGTTCTTTGGAGAGGGAACAGTGCTGCGGCAGGTTGACACT ACCACAGGTCGGCTGAAGATCGGCACATACACTGGACCTCTGCAGCATGGCATTGTTTATTCAGGAG GTTCTTCAGACATTGTGTGTGACCTGCTGGGTGCTAAAGGAAAGGACATCATCTATATTGGAGACCACATTTTTGGTGACATCCTCAAATCCAAGAAGCGCCAGGGCTGGAGGACTTTCTTGGTGATCCCTGAGCTGGCCCAGGAGTTGCACGTGTGGACTGACAAGAGCT ctaTATTTGAGGAACTTCAGTCGCTGGAATGCTTCCTCGCTGAGCTTTACAA GCACCtggacagcagcagcaatgaGAGGCCTGACATCAGCTCACTGCAGAGACGGATTAAG AAAGTGACCCACGACATGGACATGTGCTACGGCATGACGGGCAGTCTGTTCCGCAGTGGATCCCGACAGACGCTGTTTGCCTCCCAGGTGATGCGCTACGCTGACCTGTACGCCGCCTCCTTCATCAACCTGCTCTACTACCCCTTCAGCTATCTGTTCCGAGCTGCACATGTGCAG ATGCCTCACGAGTCAACAGTGGAGCACGCCCAAGTCCGCATCATTGACACCGAGTCGCCGCTGGCAACACGAAACCGCCACGACGTCGACCTCGAGATGGAGTGCAAACGGCACCAGCTGACTCGATCCGTCAGCGAGATCCAGCCCCCCCACTTCTTCCCTCACGCTCCGCAGGAGATCACTCACTgccatgatgaagatgatgatgaggaggaggaggaggaagaggaagaggaggaggaggaggaggaggagtag